In Setaria italica strain Yugu1 chromosome I, Setaria_italica_v2.0, whole genome shotgun sequence, the genomic window caaattaaaaaagaaaactatTTACATACATGATGATGTCCTTTCCGATCATTCCCACAAGGGGCTATACACCTGCTCAACAGAGCCCTCCACACAACAATGGTACTGGTGATCAATCGCCTCATACCCCACAATACCACCCTCATACCCATTAGAGTACACATACCAACCCTCCGTCTCATGCCCCATTAAGGACACCTCAGGCCAATACCCAAACGATCCACCTTCATAGTGATCATCAAGGTCCAAGAGCATGTCTTGGAGCCTGCCACAATCCTCACTCGACTCTCCGGCCATGCTCTCGCCATCGGCCATCCTCACCGCCACATCACCGCCACTACCGATCTCTGCCTCAAGCGACCGGATGACGTGGCTCAGCCGATCCACATCACCATCTGCCATATCCGAGGGCGGCAGGTCCTCCATCAGCTCCATCAAGAGCGCCCCGTCAGCCTCGGCCAGGTCCATGGCCTGACCGAGGTCGACGTGGTAGCTCTCTCCCATTGCAAT contains:
- the LOC101783796 gene encoding uncharacterized protein LOC101783796; translation: MAQVWNQREDGECAIAMGESYHVDLGQAMDLAEADGALLMELMEDLPPSDMADGDVDRLSHVIRSLEAEIGSGGDVAVRMADGESMAGESSEDCGRLQDMLLDLDDHYEGGSFGYWPEVSLMGHETEGWYVYSNGYEGGIVGYEAIDHQYHCCVEGSVEQVYSPLWE